In Aminiphilus circumscriptus DSM 16581, the sequence CTTCCGGGACGCGGCGGAAAGCGCCCCCAGATCCGGCGACCGCAAGAGCTACCAGATGCCTCCGGGCAACACCCGAGAAGCGCTTCGAGAAGCGCTTCTCGACGAGGACGAGGGAGCGGACCTGCTCATGGTCAAACCGGCTCTCACCTGCCTCGACATCCTGGCCCGCCTTCGGGAAAAGACGCTTCTCCCTCTGGCGTGCTACCTGGTGAGCGGCGAGTACATGATGCTCCGGAGCGCCATCGCCCGAGGGCTTCTCGACGAGGGGACAGCACTTCTCGAAGCGCATCGGGCATGCCGCCGGGCGGGCGCGGACCTGATCATCACCTACGAGGCGCTCAACCTGGCCCGAAGGCTCTAGGTCCAACGGACCTTCTCGGCCCGTACCGAAAAAACGCTCCTTCCGGAGAAAGAACGACCCATTCTTCAAGGCGTTCGCCCAGGGAGTGGAGATTCTGAGTGTTCCCGCAAACAAGAGCTTTGGACGGATCGGCGTTTCCCCGCCGCCGTGGCGGAAACTGCGGAAAAGACAGTGCGACACCGGACAGCAACACCAAAGCGCCTCGAAAGGAGTCTTCGCCGTGGATCACTCTTTTTCGGACGTGGTGAATGTCCCGCTCTGCTCGGAAATGCTCCGGCATTTTTACACCGCCTCGGGAATTCCCTGTGCCTTTTGCGGGAAGGACGGCTCTCCCCTGGCCTCGGCGGGAGGGCAGACGCTCTGTCATCATTTCCACCGGACACATCCGGAGTACCGGAAATACTGCGAGGCGAGCTGGGAAGAAATTGGCAGAGCAATCGAGAACGGTGACGAGGAATATCTCCACCGTTGCCAAAATGGTCTCATGGATGGCGCCGTTCCGATCCGTGTCGAGGGCGATCTCCTCGGCTACGTCGTCATCGGACAGTTTTTCCTCGTTCCTCCGGACGAAACGACGTTTCTCGACAGAGCGCGGGCGAACAATCTCGACGAGGCGGCCTACACGGAAGCTCTCCGAACCGTCCCCATCGTCTCCAGAGAACGGGCCGACGCGGCGTTGCGGCATTTTCACATCCTGGCGAACCTGATCGCGGAGGCGGGAGTCCATCGGCGGCAGATGGCCTTTCTCAACGCCTCCCTCCAGAACACGCCTCCCTCCAGAACGCGAACGCCCTCCTCAGAACCCAGATCACGGAGCGGGTAAAGGCCGAGGAGGCATTGCGACGCAGTGAAGAACGCGGACAGTTCGCCCTGGAGGGCTCCGATTTGGGCGTGTGGGACTGGAATCTTCTCACCAACGACGTGTATTTCTCTCCCCGCTGGCTCGAAATGTTGGGGTACGGCCCGGGAGAACTCCGGGAACGTTTCTCCGAATGGTACGACCGGGTTCATCCCGAGGACCGGGAACACGCCGTCAAGGAAACACAACGGCATATTCGCGGGGAGACTCCTTTCTACGAAGCCAGACATCGGCTGCGCTGCAAGGACGGGAGCTACAAGTGGATTCTCTCGAGAGGCAAAGTCATGTCACGAAACGCGGAGGGAAAACCCCTGCGCATCGTGGGAACCCACAGGGACATCACCGAACAGGTCCAGGTGGAGGAGAGCCTCCGTCACGCGGGCACCCACGATCCCCTCACCGGGCTTCCCAACAGAACGCTCTTCAACGACCATCTCCTTCTCGCCATGGCGCAGGCGCGCCGGAACAAAACCGTCGTCGCCGTCATCTTCCTGGATCTGGACGATTTCAAGGAGATCAACGACGCTCTCGGGCACGATGTGGGGGACCTGCTCCTCAAGGCCGTGTCGAAACGCCTCAAGAAGGAAGTCCGCGAGGTCGATACGGTGGCTCGCATGGGAGGAGACGAATTCACCCTCATCCTCCCCGGACTGCACGACAGAAAGGACGCGGAGCAGGTCGCCGAGAGGATCCGCGAAGCCGTCGCACGTCCCTATTCGCTCGGAGACAGAGTTCTGGAGGTGAGCGCCAGCCTCGGCGTCAGCCTCTACCCCCTGGACGGGAGAGATGTCCGAACCCTGATGAAGCGGGCGGACATGGCCATGTACCGAGCGAAGAACGACGGACGGAATCTCTGGCGCTTCTGGGAGGAGAACACGGAAACATCCCCGGAATAAAGACACCGGAACGACCCGAAGGAGGCCTTTGTATGCTCTGCGGAAGTCTGCGTTTTCGAAGGATGGACGAAGCCGTTCTGCCCGGACCTGTCGTCCGGGCGCTCGCTTTTCTGGCGACAACGGATTTTTCAGGCCTGCAGCCGGGACGCATCGAACTGGAGGAGGGGCTCTACGCCATCCTCGCCGAGGAGGAGACCGGTCCCGTTTCGGAGGGTGAATGGGAGGCACACCGGCGGTACGTGGACGTGCAATGCGTTCTCGAAGGAGAAGAGAGCATCGGCTGGGCTCTTGACGAGGAGCGCCCTCTCCGCAGGAACGCCCTTGCCGAGGAGGACTGTCTCTATTTCGAGCCTCCGGAAAACCCCTCGTGGCTCCACCTGTCTCCAGGCCATTATGCGGTCTTCTTTCCACGGGACCTCCACTGCCCGCTGCGGCATCCCGGTTCGCCCCGGGTGCGAAAAGTGGTGGTGAAGATCGACATCGCTCTTTTTCCTCTGGAGGCGACGGATATCCCGCAGTAGGATTATGCTCTAAGGAAGCTCTGAATAAAGACCTTTCGCTTTCCCTTGACTCGGGTCGCATCAGGCTCTGCGAGGCACCCTGCGGGGCTGACGCAGCCTTATTCAGAGATTCCCTAAAGAGTGTGCGAAAAGTGATTGCGGAAGGAAATTCAAAGCAAGAAGGTCATGATGTAGGGTGTCTGCTGCGCACAAACAACCCGAGCCCTTGGGAGGCGATACACCATGACCGGAAAGAAGCATAGCAGTCCTTTCGCTGGAATGAAAAGCTCCTTTCGGGAACGAAACGAACGCCATGAAGGTCCTGATGACGGAAGTACGGCAAGAAATCCTTGACGGGGAAATGACGTCATCCCCGGCGGCGCTCTCCTTCAAAAACCTCGTCGAGGGCCGCGCAAAGACGCCGATTTTCCTCGCGGCGCCGCACGGCGAGCCGCACGTAGTCGTCTCCGAGCCCCGGAAAACTCGTACAGGTGCGCAGAAGAATGCGGAAGGGAAGCAGGCGGCGCTGCACCTCGCTTCCCGAAAGCACGACCTGTCCCGCGTCGTTCCGGGGAAGGCGGACCAGGAGGAAATTCGCCGCGCCGGAAAACACGAAAAATCCGCGCTTGGCAAGCTCCGCGGAAAGGAAGGCGCGCTCCGAGGCGATTCGTTTTCGCGTGCGGGCGAGCCAGGCGTCCCCCTTTTCCATGCAGGCGAGGGCGAAGGCTTCGCCCACGGCGTTGACGGGCCAGGACTGCTGAAAGGCCCGCACCGCCGCGACCGCGCGCCGTCCGCCGAGAAGATAGCCCACCCGCAGGCCCGGTACGGCGAAATCTTTCGTGAAAGCCCGCAAGAGCAGCACTTCCTCCGGCCAGGCGTCCCTCCGGGACGCCGCCAGGGTGGCAAGAGGCGGCCAGGAGAGATGCAGAAAGCACTCGTCCAGGAGGAGCCGGGCCCCTTTGGTGGTGCAGGCCTTGAGAACGCACTCCGTCTCCTCTTCGCTCCAGCCCCGTCCCGTTGGATTGTTGGGCTGGCAGAGCACCACCAGGTCCCCGGGGCGCACCCGCTCCGCCAGTTCGTCGGCGCGATAGGCGAATTCGTCCTCCGGGACCAGCGGATGGCCTGCAACGGGAACGCCCGCCAGCGATGCCGCCGCGGCATATTCCCCGAAGGTGGGAAGGGGGAGCAGCAGCCGCTTCGGGCGGAAGGCGAGAACGAGCGGAAGCAGCAGGTCACTCGCGCCGTTCCCGACGGCGACGCCTTCCTCGCCGGGACCGTGTCCGCTCCAGGAGGCGAGCGTCCTTCGAAGATGCCTCGACTCCTGATCGGGATAGACCTGCACGTGCCCAAGGGCCTTTCGGGCGGCCCGAAGGGCGAAGGCGGGAGGACCGTAGGGGTTGATGTTTGCGGAGAAATCGAGCCATCCGTAGGGGTCGTCGTGCTCGTGGATCCGCCCGCCGTGCACGTGGCCCGAAGCGACCCAGGAGGAATTCATTCCGGTCATTCCAAAAGCACCGCGAGAAAGAGCGCCGACAGGGCGGCACAGGCGTAGGCATTCCAGTAGAGGGCGAATCCCCGCTCGAGGTCCGTCCGGTTCGGAGGAGGCCCCTCTCCGAGAAAGGGTTTGTCCACCCATTGCCCGAAATAGGGGGTGGGACCGCCGAGGGAAATCCCCAGCGCCCCCGCGAAGGCTGCCATGGGCCAGCCGCTGTTGGGGCTGGAGAGAAGCGGCGCGAACGTCCGGGCCGTGTGGAGCGTCCGGGAGAACGAACCGCCCACGCCGGGGCTGGCGACAGCGACGAGCAAGGCCGCGCAGCGGGAAGGGAGCAGGTTCAGCAGGTCGTCGAAGCGGGCCGCGGCCCATCCGAATTCCCTGTAGGTTGGGGTCTTGTACCCCACCATGGCGTCCAGGGTGTTGGCGGTCCGGTGAAGCCAGGCGCCGAGAGGTCCTCCGAGGGCTCCGTAGAGAAGAGGGGCGCAGAGAGCGTCGCCGAAGTTCTCCGAGAGGGTTTCAAGCGCCCCCGAGACGACCTTCCGCTCGTCCAAGGGGTCCGTGTCACGGCTCACGAGGAGCGAAAGAGCCTTTCGCGCACCCGCGAGATCGCCCTCGGCGAGACGCTGCGCCACACCGCGCACCTCCCGGGCAAGACAGGTGCCCCCCAGAGCGAAGTAGAGCATGCCCCCCTCCAGAAGCCATCCCGCTGGAAGCATGCGTGCCGCGGTCACGGCGATGCCGAGCGGAAGAAGGGTTCCCGCGAGGGCGAGGAGGAGAAAGAGCACTCCCTGAAGGCGCGCCGGCAGGGGCAACCTGCGGCAGAGCGGTTCCAGACGTTCCGCCCCAAGCCCGAGGAGGCGCACGGGATGCCATTCCGTCCTCGGATCTCCCAGAAAGAGATCCAGCGCGATCGCCACACAAAGCGATTTAACGAACATTGGCATTCCTCCAGTTTCGGCAGGTGTCGACGAAACGAACCGCCGCCCCGGGACAGCCCCAGAAATGCAGGTGCACGTAGGAGGCGAGCAGGTTCGGCCGCACATACCCCTCGTTCCAGCAGACCTCCGGACGGGACGCCCTTCGGACCAGATAGGCCGTTGGGGTCTCGCCGGCGCTCTCGGAATAGTGGAACTCGTGCCCCCGAAGCACCTCCCCTCTGGAGGCCAGCAGTGTCTCCGTCTCCAGGCGTGCCTCCACGTAGCCGAAACGGCGCAGTCGTCCCGTCATGGTCACGGAGAGATCGAGAAGTCCCGCGAGCTCGGCCCGCTCGTCGTTCCGTCCCGTGATCTCCCGGGCGAGATACATCATGCCGCCGCATTCCGCGTAGACGGGAAGCCCCAAAGCCCTCCGACGCCGCAGGTCCGCGAGGTAGCTTTCGTTTCCGGCGAGTTCCCCGAGAAATTCCTCGGGATAGCCGCCTCCGAGATACAGCCCGTCGATCTCCTCGGGAAGCGCCGCATCGGCGGCGGGGCTCGTCTCCAGGAGTTCCGCCCCGAGCTCCTCCAGCAGCTCCAGCCCGTCCCTGTAATAGAACGTGAAAACCTTGTCCCGTGCGACGGCGATACACACGCGTTTCCGCGGTGCTGCCTCGAGAACGCGGGCGACCTCGGAGGGAAAGGCGGCGTCCGCCGGAACGGAGGGGGCCTTCGCCAGCGCCGTGAGGCGCTCCAGGGAAACGCCCTCGTCGATGGCATCGGCAAGGCGCTCCAGTTGCAGGGAGAGTTCGCTTCGCTCCGCCGCGGGAATCAGTCCAAGATGCCGCGAGGGGAAATGCGCCTCCGGAACGTGGCGGATCGAACCGAGTACGGGAAGTCCCGCGAAGCGTTCCACTGCCTCGGAGATCAGGGTTCTCCGCTCGCCTTCGCGCAGGCCGCAGAGAATCACGCCGACGACGGAAGGAGGCGGAACGCGATGTCCGTCCTCCGCGGTGGAGAGCGTGGCGAAACCCAGGGCCATCGCGGCGAGGCTCGTCGCGCCTTTCGTGGCGTCGAGGAGGAGCACCACCGGCAGGGACAGCGCCCTCGCGAGAGAGGCCGTGGAATTGCGTCCCTCGGAGCCGATGCCGTCATAAAGTCCCATGACGCCCTCGACGACGGCGACGTCCGCACCGCCGCATCCTCGGGCGTAGAGAAAGGGAAGCGTCGCCGGAGACGTGAGAAAGCCGTCGAGATTCCGACACTCCCGCCCTGCGGCAAGGGTATGGTAGGAGGGGTCGATGAAATCGGGTCCGGCCTTGAAGGGCTGGACACGCACTCCG encodes:
- a CDS encoding sensor domain-containing diguanylate cyclase, producing the protein MRRSEERGQFALEGSDLGVWDWNLLTNDVYFSPRWLEMLGYGPGELRERFSEWYDRVHPEDREHAVKETQRHIRGETPFYEARHRLRCKDGSYKWILSRGKVMSRNAEGKPLRIVGTHRDITEQVQVEESLRHAGTHDPLTGLPNRTLFNDHLLLAMAQARRNKTVVAVIFLDLDDFKEINDALGHDVGDLLLKAVSKRLKKEVREVDTVARMGGDEFTLILPGLHDRKDAEQVAERIREAVARPYSLGDRVLEVSASLGVSLYPLDGRDVRTLMKRADMAMYRAKNDGRNLWRFWEENTETSPE
- a CDS encoding PocR ligand-binding domain-containing protein, encoding MDHSFSDVVNVPLCSEMLRHFYTASGIPCAFCGKDGSPLASAGGQTLCHHFHRTHPEYRKYCEASWEEIGRAIENGDEEYLHRCQNGLMDGAVPIRVEGDLLGYVVIGQFFLVPPDETTFLDRARANNLDEAAYTEALRTVPIVSRERADAALRHFHILANLIAEAGVHRRQMAFLNASLQNTPPSRTRTPSSEPRSRSG
- a CDS encoding cobyrinate a,c-diamide synthase, with the protein product MTAPGIVIAAPESGVGKTTFTAGLCRALARRGVRVQPFKAGPDFIDPSYHTLAAGRECRNLDGFLTSPATLPFLYARGCGGADVAVVEGVMGLYDGIGSEGRNSTASLARALSLPVVLLLDATKGATSLAAMALGFATLSTAEDGHRVPPPSVVGVILCGLREGERRTLISEAVERFAGLPVLGSIRHVPEAHFPSRHLGLIPAAERSELSLQLERLADAIDEGVSLERLTALAKAPSVPADAAFPSEVARVLEAAPRKRVCIAVARDKVFTFYYRDGLELLEELGAELLETSPAADAALPEEIDGLYLGGGYPEEFLGELAGNESYLADLRRRRALGLPVYAECGGMMYLAREITGRNDERAELAGLLDLSVTMTGRLRRFGYVEARLETETLLASRGEVLRGHEFHYSESAGETPTAYLVRRASRPEVCWNEGYVRPNLLASYVHLHFWGCPGAAVRFVDTCRNWRNANVR
- the cbiB gene encoding adenosylcobinamide-phosphate synthase CbiB; translation: MFVKSLCVAIALDLFLGDPRTEWHPVRLLGLGAERLEPLCRRLPLPARLQGVLFLLLALAGTLLPLGIAVTAARMLPAGWLLEGGMLYFALGGTCLAREVRGVAQRLAEGDLAGARKALSLLVSRDTDPLDERKVVSGALETLSENFGDALCAPLLYGALGGPLGAWLHRTANTLDAMVGYKTPTYREFGWAAARFDDLLNLLPSRCAALLVAVASPGVGGSFSRTLHTARTFAPLLSSPNSGWPMAAFAGALGISLGGPTPYFGQWVDKPFLGEGPPPNRTDLERGFALYWNAYACAALSALFLAVLLE
- a CDS encoding pyridoxal phosphate-dependent aminotransferase; protein product: MTGMNSSWVASGHVHGGRIHEHDDPYGWLDFSANINPYGPPAFALRAARKALGHVQVYPDQESRHLRRTLASWSGHGPGEEGVAVGNGASDLLLPLVLAFRPKRLLLPLPTFGEYAAAASLAGVPVAGHPLVPEDEFAYRADELAERVRPGDLVVLCQPNNPTGRGWSEEETECVLKACTTKGARLLLDECFLHLSWPPLATLAASRRDAWPEEVLLLRAFTKDFAVPGLRVGYLLGGRRAVAAVRAFQQSWPVNAVGEAFALACMEKGDAWLARTRKRIASERAFLSAELAKRGFFVFSGAANFLLVRLPRNDAGQVVLSGSEVQRRLLPFRILLRTCTSFPGLGDDYVRLAVRRREENRRLCAALDEVFEGERRRG
- a CDS encoding YhcH/YjgK/YiaL family protein; amino-acid sequence: MLCGSLRFRRMDEAVLPGPVVRALAFLATTDFSGLQPGRIELEEGLYAILAEEETGPVSEGEWEAHRRYVDVQCVLEGEESIGWALDEERPLRRNALAEEDCLYFEPPENPSWLHLSPGHYAVFFPRDLHCPLRHPGSPRVRKVVVKIDIALFPLEATDIPQ